A window of Amia ocellicauda isolate fAmiCal2 chromosome 20, fAmiCal2.hap1, whole genome shotgun sequence genomic DNA:
TGATCCCCACTTGCTCACACAGGCGAGAGGAACGACATAGAACTGAGAGGGGACGGAGTGCGTTCATTCACAGAGGGAAGCCTGAACACTGGGAGGTGTAAATTGAGAGAAGCCATTCTCTTGGTTTGGGGGTAATTGTCCAGACAGTTGAAGTAGTACAAGTGTGTCCTttcatacagtacatgaaacATCTGTAGCAAAGCTCCATGTCAAAATGCTGTCTTGTATTCAGCTGCAGTCAGTAGTCTGTGGTGGATGAGGCTCATCCTGAGTTTTAGGCAACAAAATGAGCTGCAGAACAACTGTAAAATCATGTCCCATTGCCTGTGCAAAGAGCAGAAAAAAGTGAAGAACAAGGTGGGGAAACCCTGGGGACCCTGTGTAAAAGCACACCGGCTGTGTTCAGTGATTTTGATGAGATCTCCAGATGGGCAGAGTGAATTAAGTCTCCCTGTTGCTCAGCCCCCATGAGCACAACTAGCCCTCCGGTCACCCATGCCTGTTGCTGCTTTTCTTAAGGTGGACtcttatgaattattttaaataacatcCTAATAAAAGGTTGACAAAGCCTTTCACATGTGTCCAAACTGTTCTCAAAAATCAGCACCTTAGGACAACAGGAAAATCTACATCTATAACACTCATGACTCAGGGCTGTTCTGCTGCTTGTTACTGCTGTAGTGCATTGCATGTTCCAGTTTCAGAGGACAACGTTTATACTAATATAGTCAAACAGCCCCGCACACACCACATGCCTCTGTGTAGCATACTTTCCTGTTTAGGCAGGAAAGGGAATTGCCTAGACCTGCAAAACCTTACAGAATAACACGGAAAAAAACTATTACAATGCATGGGGGAAATGTTTTAATCTCCATTTGATATCTCATGATACTCCTATGTGGGTTTTCTCTGAATTATACattctgtaaaaacaaaaccataaatgGAATGTTAGACTGTCCCAGACTTCTAAAAAACGTTTTAATGTGGAAtactttttcttattcttttttttttacaatttattattttaaacagttcaaATGTTTCATTACATCCTGTGCTACTGCATATTATATGTATTGACAAAAGCACCAGTGAAAATCCATGTTGTGCAGTCTAAAAGAGCATAGAAATACAGGATACTATTGCTTGGCACACAAATCACACCATGTTACCAAGGAATGTTGCTTGTCAGAAAAGACAAACATTTCTGTTATCTTTGTGCCGTCTAACATTTGAtacttgtatttttttcccctagGCTTTCGAAATCTTTAAGTTTATAACGTTCTCAATGTGTTATAAAACCAGCCTTATAAAACCAACATTTTCTtgattcagaaaacaaaaacttttgATTAAAACATTACGGTTTTGATTAGTTGTAGAAACACTAGATTAGGTGACATCAACATCAAACATCAACAAACCTAATGGCTAATGAAATACAGAGTGAGGGACAAAGATTCCGCCTTAAGAAAAGCCCTTTTTTTTGCTGAATGCCAACTGTGCACAGCCAGAAGAAGAgtctctccctctgtttctATGAGGTTTTTGTGTGAAGTCAAGCCACCTCCCTTTCTCCGCATgccttgtttgttttaaaacatcagACCAGAGTCTGTTCTCCCCTGCACTTTCTGCAAACGCCATAAACGGCCGTTACAAGATAGGCAGCAGCACAGAGGCAGGAGAAGACGGAGGCTGTGAGGTACACCTTGTACAGGCAGGAGTGCCTGTACAGCTCCAGAGTGCAGTAGCTGTTCTTCTCGGTCTTGTAGATCATTATGCCCAGGGCTGCGAAGAACAACAGAGTAGCTAACAGGTCATGTACCATGTTGCTTAGCAGCCAGCGCTCCCCACCCAAGATGGGGACCAGGTCTTGCTTGTCCAGCAGCGTGAGGAAGTAGAGAGTGAGCGTCAGGAGCCAAAAGAGCACGGCCACAAATAGGACAAAGTGGATGGAGCCCTCATACTTGTTGGCAGCAATTGTGATCCACAGCCCGGCTCCCAGCAGGATTTGTAGGACCCTCAGGATCCCAATGAAGCTCTTGAGGAACTCCCTGTTGGTGCTCAGGTTTGTCCTCCTCACCGGTTGCTGAGGAGGCATTTCCCTAACGCTGGCTGGCTACAACAGTCACGGAAAACTCTGCCTTTGAAGACGATGGAAGATATCCAGAGAAGCCGTTATTACTGCCCCAGGGTTTTGAAATCAGTCTTGCTTGATTTCGTCTTTTCCGTTTCCTCTCTGCTTGCTGCTGAGTCCTGCATCTCCTCCTCCCTTGCTTTTCttcaggggggtgggggagtgtgtGCTGAGAGGGAGGCTGACTTGAAATTTAAAGCCATctcctcctctgcctcctcctccaTCTCATAAGGGAACACTTCCTGGACTTTTGCAAACAAAGGGTCGGGGGTTGGGGGTTTGTCCATGTGTGCAGAAAGCAAGGGTTAGTGCCTTGATGGTTTCTGTGATCTGCTCTGCATTAGGCATGGCTGATCTCTCCATGAAAAGGACAGTATACAAGATCCGAAAGTTTTATTCCCACTCTCACTGGCTGAATTTCACTGCTCCTTGATTTCTTTACACTATTCTATACTAAATTTCCACAGTTCATAGCAAGACGTTATAATAGATAAAATGCATTCtgaaaaacacttattttgagCATGAAACTCAGCTCTATGGTATTCAGATATAACAATTTTAGTTACCCTTCATTTATTgcctaataatacatttataaagtatAATTCTGTTTCCCTCAAAGGAGTGATAATCTAAAAACAAGCAAATGCCAACAAATACTCTAAAGATGACGtacacaaacatgcttttctaaTCAGCAAGCTTTTAAGAAGAAACAAGAAGAATGCTGATTAAAGAGATTTTAAAGTACAGTCACTAAAGTGATGAAATAATATTTGTACTGAAAAGATTGCTGTGTCTGTTGCGCTGGGAGGTGTTGTTGCAGCAGTAGATCTGTGCTGCACATGACGTGTCAATGAAGggcaggatttcctttgggaggAACACATATCAAAATAAGACATACGTTAAGGCGTGCCTGCTTAGTCAAAATACCGCCATCTCAGTAATGCCTGTTGTAATACCCTTTGAGTATCTTAGGGTGGTGGCAGGCTGGTGGTTTTGAAAATTTTACCTCAGCCTAAGAGAAGGGGCAAACCCTTTTCTGTGCACACTCATTAACATCTTTAGTAATAAATcacaacttacaaaataagaagCGGGAAAGAGGGATGCAATGTCACACATGTCAGTATCCCCTGAAGCTAATGAAAAGGCACACGATGCAACAGTCCTGCAGGGCATGGTACATCAGGAAAGGCACTTGATCCTGTGCAGCTCAGGTCAGCAAACCACTTCCTGCCCGAGTTAATCCCACCTCTAGTTAACTCTCTGTTTTCTTTGCTTGCACAATCAAATTCCTTTCTGTTTTTGCACATCATCAAGGATGCAGCAGGGACAGTCACAAAGCCCCAGAGTTATGTTTTACAAAATCCAGGGAAGTTGAATCTGcaggacaaatataaaaatgcagtGTGTGAATGCAAAAATTAGATCGTATAGATATTTTGGTGATTGCAAAGGATCATGCATGGCAGGCATTGGAaggtttgtttttgctttcctgcTGGGGGCTCATAGCTTGAATTATGAAGATGCATTGTTGTTTTGTCACCATGTTTATTGGTATTGAAAGTGGTGTTGTAGTACAGAATAAGTGGTGCACAAAGCACCAACATTACCCACTGTTGTTTACTTTGGATCTTTACCAAAGCATGGCTGGAATAAAACTTACCTTTATGTACTTGTTTGCTGAAATACTAACAATTGTACACTACATTTTCCATTGCACACAATTTTACACAAATCATGAGAAGATGTGCATTTCTGTAGTTCTGTGTATGTCATCATTTTCATAAAGGAGTGGCTGCTGATTAGGGTACGCAAGCACTAAGCAGGGGGAAGAAAAACACATGGCTAGCCAACTACAACAAGTACATCATGATTTTGTTGACTGTACACCAACCCTGTGGCGCTGAGCTCAGAGCCCAGGCCATTGACGTCAGTACAGGATTACACCTTGTTGCTCGACGTGGCGCAGCAGCTGCCCAGATCTGGCCACGCCTTCCACGGCTACGGATTGTGCGCGAAAAAGCCCCGCCCAGTTCCTCACACGTTGGTGGGCGGGGACTCGGCGTTCCTCCGCTCTGATTGGTCAGGACGCGCTTGCCGGAGAGAACGCAGAATAACTTTGTGTGTCTGCTGTGGGTCGCTGCACTGACAGGGCTAGAGACGGAGGAGAAGTTGCTATAAAGGGGTCTAATTCATAGCTGTTATTTATATGAAAAGAGAAATCCCTTCGAGGTAATGCAGATTGCCATTAAATACGACTCTATATAACCTTGGAGAGCGTTACAGTCTGTTCTATAAAAAAACTCAAATCTTCCTCCTTCGACATAGGGTaagaaaaaatgcattgttttctgtTGCAGTTGGaaaggtgtttgtgtgtatgtgtatagatGTTACATGTTCCCTTTGAAACAGGAGCATTTTAGTATATAACTCACGTAACGAGTAGAGGACGAGACGTGTAGGAGATTAACCTTGCAGATTGCATGTAAACAGCTGCAGTaagtgaaatgtgtgttttatccTGTATGGTTCGTGTGCTGGTAATCGTGTTAAAAAGCATCACATACCGAACAGTTGAAATGCATAATGGCTGTACTACGTTTTGAGCGGCATTACTCTTGTCGCTGACACGGACACGGCAGCAACTACTGTGTTGTTAACAGACCGTTTAACATGCAACACATTTCTGTTTGGATGTGCGACCTGGACCTGATTTTGTATTCAGTTCTACTGGTGCAACGCATATTTTTAATGAACACATCGGCCGTCTTTGCTCGCTTTTCCCAATGTCGCGATAATACTGTGGTCACGTTGTTGTTGCGCAGATGtgcgctgctccgccaatgggatcggcggaatcctgcagatctgcacagaactgcggacatTTGCGCTGCTTGAACATGACCTATATTACCCCCTTGTATTGTAAGATTGTGTGTGGAGCTGTATATAAGCTCAATTATTATGCTGTTCATTAGACGTACATTAACCGGCTGCGTGCAGGGGGAAACAGTGTTAATCAGGGAAATATTGCATATATGCATGAAATGTATATGCAGTGAACAGtacaaaacacatttcagtgCATTGCAATACAACGTGCTAAGAAATTATCCATTTGGACACAAGCTGCTGTATGACAACTTTGAGTGGATTTGAATATTTTACTGGAGCTGAAAAGTTTTGGAATTTATAATCATTGCTGTCATTATATTAAATGCTAATGAGAATTAGCAAGTATATGGTGAAACGGATAGAAACATAATTAAGGCCACCTGCTCAGTAATGGGCTTTGCTGTGGGTCTCCTTTCTTCATAAGAAGGTTTAAGGAAAGTCAAAAACAGCAGCAGGTCAACATGTCCTTTTTGTATGTTTCCGTCTGCTTAAAAGATCTCCAAGAGTCTAGATGGAGAATCTCCTCATCTCCTCTTGtcagtgttttagtttttcaagCACTGTTACAGAAATACAACAGGGTGGTGAGTCTTTGCTGCAGTACAGCATTGCACAGACATTTGAAACAGAAGTTGTGTGGAGGAAGATGCCACATAACCTTCTACTTCTAAAATTCAATTTCAAGACCGAAAACAAGCATTACACATTCAaggaatatatatgtattcaacCATGCCTGCTTTGTGTTTCTTTGGCAGTGTTTTAATGGTGTAGATACACTAATCCACAGTTACAGCTCCCTGATCAGGAATGTATCCGCTTTATGAGAACATGCACTGAATATACCATGTCTTTTATATTGTAGATAACATGAAACTTAGTATGATGTATCATGGGTAGTAATATTGTAGTAAGTAGTAACCATTCAGAATAGGGCTgttgtgcatttgtttgtttatattaatttactTTGAGGAAAATGAAAAGTTCCTTATAGCTACCCTTTGTGGGTTTgcctaaaaaaatgtaaatgttttgagTGTTCTGTGTAATGTGTCACAAGGGCAAGAGTTGACCGTGCATTGTCTGTGCAGGCTCGGTGCAGCAGTTCTGTGAGGAAGGCGAGAGACCGTGGCTGTGGGTCGTCCAGTGTGGGATGGACGCCCCCGCCGGCCCCTCCCGGTTTTGGAGACTGTCGGAGCGCCGTAGCCGAAAAGCCGCCTCCCCCAACATCTTCCGGGGCATCAACCTGCGCCAACTACAGCGCCTCTTCCGGCAGTCGGGGGACCAGCAGGCCGAGCAGCGGGCACAGCTAATATGGGGGCACTCTGATGAGGCGGAGCTGGCACAGGCGCTGATTGGGCTTAGGGGGAGGAGCCGTAGGAACCGGCTCAGGACAGAGGGCACTCGCGATGCCCTGGGACACAAGTGGCTCCATGCCTTTGGCCATCTAAGGTCAGTCTTCCTCATCTACCTCTCAGCTACATCTTTAGCCAGTCCATCATAGCACTGAGAAAAACTCACACTTCAGGCATCAGTATGCCACTTTTGCTTTTTACTGACTCAAAACAAGGAACATCTTATGAatgtataattaaatgaaaattacATACTGGATTTACAGTCCATATTTCTATCAAATGCACTTTACACCAGAAGTATCAACTTGACA
This region includes:
- the marveld1 gene encoding MARVEL domain-containing protein 1: MPPQQPVRRTNLSTNREFLKSFIGILRVLQILLGAGLWITIAANKYEGSIHFVLFVAVLFWLLTLTLYFLTLLDKQDLVPILGGERWLLSNMVHDLLATLLFFAALGIMIYKTEKNSYCTLELYRHSCLYKVYLTASVFSCLCAAAYLVTAVYGVCRKCRGEQTLV
- the avpi1 gene encoding arginine vasopressin-induced protein 1; its protein translation is MDAPAGPSRFWRLSERRSRKAASPNIFRGINLRQLQRLFRQSGDQQAEQRAQLIWGHSDEAELAQALIGLRGRSRRNRLRTEGTRDALGHKWLHAFGHLRINEGPARKNNEEDGEDSVNESTDSINANTATDSSCAGQEDVTLTDDRPPDPERLQLASSVWSRGGAMRQEGERDPERYLHRILH